One window of Athalia rosae chromosome 4, iyAthRosa1.1, whole genome shotgun sequence genomic DNA carries:
- the LOC125500737 gene encoding uncharacterized protein LOC125500737 — protein sequence MNKPHRKSANQSRRSSGRSIMSNPVRTENPAEPRVISDMNIPPADIPKIKWHEILDDAEEDLVVNHIREEIIRDVMKVIYNRHLEKMSYAFVVHCSYLAWMQFFDLLYLKHDPGESVQTIAENWSYDKAPDPVPVDPWACRRMTVRKVEKESEELETCTALCSTKIAEVGSPISVPSFTYPFPEADSCIQLSVSS from the exons ATGAATAAACCACATCGAAAATCAGCTAATCAAAGTCGGAGGAGTTCCGGCCGTAGCATCATGAGTAACCCAGTACGAACGGAGAATCCTGCAGAGCCCAGGGTAATATCGGATATGAATATCCCGCCTGCTGATATCCCAAAGATTAAATGGCACGAAATTCTTGACGATGCGGAAGAAGATTTAGTCGTCAATCACATTCGAGAAGAAATTATTCGCGACGTAATGAAAGTGATATACAACAGACACCTCGAGAAAATGTCGTACGCCTTTGTTGTTCATTGTTCATACCTCGCATGGATGCAGTTCTTTGAT CTTCTGTATTTAAAACATGACCCTGGAGAGAGTGTGCAAACGATTGCTGAAAACTGGTCGTATGACAAAGCACCGGATCCGGTGCCTGTGGATCCGTGGGCATGTCGTAGAATGACCGTTCGTAAGGTTGAAAAAGAGTCTGAAGAATTAGAGACTTGCACAGCGTTGTGCTCAACGAAAATTGCGGAAGTTGGATCCCCAATATCAGTTCCTTCGTTTACGTATCCATTCCCAGAAGCTGATAGCTGCATCCAGTTATCTGTAAGCTCCTAA